A window of the Trichocoleus sp. FACHB-46 genome harbors these coding sequences:
- a CDS encoding pentapeptide repeat-containing protein, with the protein MNSRFLFIVALTALSVTAFSSNANAGLAVNGLAFNGTQLNGSNLNGVTLNGISVNGVRMNGTSVNGSNLNGSNLNGSNLNGSNLNGANLNGRNVNGEENQNAAVAASPETGMVLSSPEFTEIQVEEGRLVGVK; encoded by the coding sequence GTGAATTCACGCTTCCTGTTTATTGTCGCGCTTACTGCTCTGAGTGTTACAGCCTTCTCCTCAAATGCAAACGCTGGTCTTGCCGTGAATGGCCTTGCCTTTAACGGAACTCAGTTAAATGGCAGCAACCTGAATGGAGTAACGCTCAATGGGATTAGCGTTAATGGAGTGAGAATGAATGGGACATCAGTAAATGGTAGTAATCTCAATGGGAGTAATCTGAACGGTAGCAACTTGAATGGCAGCAACCTGAATGGTGCCAACTTGAATGGGCGTAACGTGAATGGTGAAGAAAATCAGAACGCAGCAGTGGCGGCCTCTCCAGAAACAGGCATGGTCTTGTCGAGTCCTGAGTTCACGGAGATTCAAGTTGAAGAGGGCCGTTTGGTAGGCGTTAAGTAA
- a CDS encoding ADYC domain-containing protein produces the protein MRIRSMLRSLLLGLVFLFAWSSIAIAKPTSHPPEKDKVPLSKTELQTAEMVGFDDQGRQQKFQVRNSEVDPLDPEKKTYLYTVFYQDNQRNWQNLCEPDAKGVAKAVVLQGSWDSRGSYNPNKKLVTFSCTNGALAKCMRFGYKPWQNVKGRSLRDYHSACVRMVRADYCGDGVAHTKDGTPINLYDRLGIQKPDVMPEMRFEAAWGVNGAHCINQVRWPEALAYVKRVCPTRLATRGNHCTSAERAQRHFPDALLFNDSAIQKSQRL, from the coding sequence ATGCGTATTCGGTCAATGTTGCGATCGCTGTTGCTGGGTTTGGTGTTTTTGTTTGCTTGGAGCAGCATTGCGATCGCGAAACCTACCTCTCATCCCCCTGAAAAAGATAAAGTGCCTCTCTCCAAAACAGAGCTTCAAACCGCTGAGATGGTAGGGTTCGATGATCAAGGTCGTCAACAGAAGTTTCAAGTGCGAAATAGTGAAGTTGATCCCCTTGATCCAGAGAAAAAAACATATCTCTACACTGTTTTTTATCAGGATAATCAGCGGAACTGGCAGAACCTCTGTGAACCAGATGCGAAAGGAGTTGCTAAAGCTGTTGTTTTACAAGGCTCTTGGGATAGCCGAGGCAGTTACAACCCCAATAAGAAATTGGTGACATTTAGCTGCACCAACGGAGCTTTAGCCAAGTGTATGCGGTTCGGCTACAAACCTTGGCAAAATGTCAAAGGGCGATCGCTACGAGATTATCATTCTGCTTGTGTGCGGATGGTACGAGCGGATTATTGTGGGGATGGTGTGGCCCATACCAAAGATGGCACTCCAATCAATCTCTACGATCGCCTAGGCATCCAAAAACCAGATGTAATGCCAGAGATGCGGTTTGAAGCAGCTTGGGGGGTGAATGGGGCACACTGTATCAACCAAGTCAGGTGGCCAGAGGCGCTAGCTTATGTGAAGCGAGTTTGCCCTACCCGATTGGCGACAAGAGGCAATCACTGCACCTCAGCAGAACGGGCCCAACGCCACTTTCCTGATGCTCTGTTATTCAACGACTCAGCAATACAAAAATCTCAGCGATTATAA
- the mtnA gene encoding S-methyl-5-thioribose-1-phosphate isomerase: MLSTVAQVYPVVWQEDRVLLIDQTRLPNEYIVVEISRYEDMARAIKTMIVRGAPAIGVAAAYGVYLGARAIQTSDRDQFLAQLETVAQELRETRPTAVNLFWAIARMLKTARQTIGPVEYLKETLLQTAKQINADDIQTCQAIGDHGVKALPTSPEKLRILTHCNAGALATAGYGTALGVVRSAWRDGRLERVYADETRPRLQGAKLTAWECVQEGIPVTLISDGMAAHCMKQGLIHAVVVGADRIAANGDAANKIGTYSVAIAAKAHNVPFFVAAPLSTIDFSLSDGSGIPIEERDPVEIYQVGDTRICSPGVEFYNPAFDVTPAELITAIVTEFGAFAPSELKPQLHEKQAV, translated from the coding sequence ATGTTGTCTACCGTTGCTCAGGTATATCCCGTTGTTTGGCAAGAAGACCGAGTCTTGCTAATTGACCAAACCCGTTTGCCCAACGAATATATCGTTGTGGAAATTAGCCGCTATGAAGACATGGCTCGGGCGATTAAGACCATGATTGTGCGGGGGGCTCCGGCGATCGGGGTGGCAGCGGCCTACGGTGTGTACTTGGGGGCACGAGCGATTCAGACGAGCGATCGCGATCAATTTTTGGCTCAACTAGAAACAGTGGCTCAGGAGTTGCGGGAAACTCGCCCGACTGCGGTGAACTTGTTCTGGGCGATCGCGCGGATGCTGAAGACAGCACGGCAGACGATTGGGCCTGTGGAATATCTGAAAGAGACTTTGCTGCAAACGGCAAAGCAAATTAATGCAGATGACATCCAAACCTGTCAGGCGATCGGCGATCATGGAGTAAAGGCACTACCCACAAGCCCAGAAAAGCTGCGGATTTTGACCCACTGCAATGCGGGGGCTTTGGCAACGGCAGGATATGGCACCGCGTTGGGTGTAGTGCGCTCGGCTTGGCGAGATGGACGGCTAGAGCGAGTGTATGCCGATGAAACTCGGCCTCGGTTACAAGGGGCAAAGCTAACGGCTTGGGAATGTGTGCAAGAAGGCATTCCAGTAACGTTGATTTCGGATGGGATGGCGGCGCACTGCATGAAGCAGGGCCTGATTCACGCGGTTGTGGTGGGGGCCGATCGCATTGCAGCCAATGGCGATGCGGCAAACAAGATTGGGACTTACAGTGTGGCGATCGCTGCGAAAGCCCACAATGTTCCTTTCTTTGTAGCGGCTCCCCTGTCCACTATTGACTTTTCTTTGTCGGATGGTAGCGGAATTCCTATTGAGGAACGCGATCCGGTGGAGATTTACCAAGTGGGTGACACTCGCATTTGTTCGCCAGGTGTGGAGTTCTACAATCCCGCGTTTGATGTGACTCCTGCGGAGTTGATTACGGCGATCGTGACTGAGTTTGGGGCGTTTGCTCCGAGTGAGTTGAAGCCTCAGTTGCACGAGAAACAAGCAGTTTAA
- a CDS encoding aldo/keto reductase has translation MQTRQLGSQGLTISAIGLGCMGMSEFYGAGDEAESIATIHRALELGVTFLDTADMYGPFTNEKLVGQAIVDRRDQVILATKFGNERSQDGKFLGVNGKPEYVRQCCDASLQRLGVDYIDLYYQHRVDPTVPIEETIGAMAELVQQGKVRYLGMSEAAPGTIRRAQAVHPISALQTEYSLWSRDPEDEILPTVRELGIGFVAYSPLGRGFLSGQIKSLDDLAPDDYRRYSPRLQGENFNKNLQLVERVQQIAAEKQVTPCQLALAWLLAQGQDIVPIPGTKRRQYLEENVAAVDVTLTPEELARIDEVAPKGFAVGDRYPDMSTVNR, from the coding sequence ATGCAAACTCGACAACTGGGTAGTCAAGGTTTGACGATTTCTGCGATCGGCTTGGGCTGTATGGGCATGTCTGAGTTCTATGGCGCGGGGGATGAAGCAGAGTCGATCGCGACGATTCACCGGGCTTTGGAATTGGGGGTGACGTTTTTAGATACAGCGGATATGTATGGGCCGTTTACCAATGAGAAGTTGGTGGGACAGGCGATCGTGGATCGCCGAGATCAGGTGATTTTAGCGACTAAGTTTGGCAATGAACGCAGTCAGGATGGAAAATTCCTTGGGGTGAATGGCAAGCCAGAATATGTGCGACAGTGCTGTGATGCTTCTCTGCAAAGGCTCGGCGTTGATTATATCGATCTCTACTACCAGCATCGGGTAGACCCGACTGTGCCCATTGAAGAAACGATTGGGGCGATGGCAGAGTTAGTGCAGCAGGGAAAGGTGCGCTATTTAGGCATGTCGGAGGCGGCTCCTGGTACGATTCGGCGGGCGCAAGCGGTGCATCCCATTAGTGCGTTGCAGACAGAGTATTCGCTCTGGAGTCGTGACCCAGAAGACGAGATTTTACCAACAGTGCGAGAGTTGGGAATTGGGTTTGTGGCCTACAGCCCGCTCGGTCGCGGCTTTCTTTCAGGACAGATCAAGAGTCTAGATGACTTAGCCCCAGATGACTATCGACGATATTCGCCCCGCCTCCAAGGAGAAAACTTCAACAAAAACCTGCAACTGGTAGAGCGAGTGCAGCAGATTGCGGCGGAGAAACAAGTGACTCCCTGTCAGTTGGCTTTGGCTTGGTTACTAGCTCAAGGTCAAGACATTGTGCCCATCCCTGGAACCAAGCGGCGGCAATATTTGGAGGAAAATGTGGCAGCGGTGGATGTCACGTTAACACCAGAGGAGTTGGCCCGGATTGATGAGGTGGCCCCAAAAGGGTTTGCGGTGGGCGATCGCTATCCGGATATGAGTACAGTCAATCGCTAG
- a CDS encoding alpha/beta hydrolase, which yields MPSVLRTLYACLALFLSSVTLFLSAWIVVPAPTLALLPLGVATPELSPWLIGFNAIACLLASLGMRRSWLQRLAVLLGLVGLGLSMLPLLQLPLASQRNNDELQANFGASYEQVSQQLDRQAAQSTKGDLERPRSQPFILQQVFTGIPASPVRYDPNIPFAKPDGVQLSIDIYRPPQVGRYPALVVIYGGAWRGGSPLANAVFSRYMAARGYTVFAIDYRHAPQHPFPAQLEDVRTALAFVREHATEYEADGDRMALLGRSAGGHLAMLAAYQSDALPIRAVVSYYGPFNLTAGYADPPEPDPIDVRAALRAFLGGTPTEKPALYRQASPATYVSRLLPPTLLVHGRRDHLVEVKFAQGMYQRLRSVGSPVALLELPWAEHSFDEVFQGLGSQVTLYYVERFLAWALR from the coding sequence ATGCCGTCCGTTTTACGAACTCTTTACGCTTGTTTGGCCTTATTCCTCAGTAGCGTCACCTTGTTTCTGAGCGCTTGGATTGTCGTGCCTGCGCCAACCCTAGCTCTGCTACCTTTAGGAGTAGCGACGCCAGAGCTAAGCCCTTGGTTGATCGGGTTTAATGCGATCGCTTGCCTGCTGGCATCTCTAGGGATGCGCCGGAGTTGGCTCCAACGCTTAGCTGTGTTGCTGGGCTTGGTGGGGCTGGGGCTAAGTATGCTACCCCTATTACAGCTACCCCTTGCATCACAACGAAACAATGATGAGCTGCAAGCAAATTTTGGGGCGAGCTATGAGCAGGTGAGCCAGCAATTAGATCGACAGGCGGCACAAAGTACCAAGGGAGATCTAGAGAGACCGCGATCGCAACCTTTTATTTTGCAGCAGGTTTTCACCGGAATTCCAGCTAGTCCGGTGCGCTATGACCCCAACATCCCTTTTGCCAAACCAGACGGTGTGCAGCTCAGCATAGATATTTACCGACCGCCTCAAGTGGGTCGCTATCCAGCCTTAGTGGTGATTTATGGGGGAGCTTGGCGAGGGGGAAGCCCATTAGCCAATGCTGTTTTCAGCCGTTACATGGCCGCCAGAGGTTACACGGTCTTCGCGATCGACTACCGCCATGCGCCTCAGCACCCTTTTCCAGCGCAACTAGAGGATGTCCGCACCGCCTTAGCTTTTGTGCGCGAACATGCCACTGAATATGAAGCAGATGGCGATCGCATGGCTTTACTGGGTCGCTCTGCTGGTGGGCACTTGGCGATGCTAGCAGCCTACCAATCCGACGCTCTGCCGATTCGAGCGGTGGTCAGCTACTACGGCCCTTTCAACTTGACAGCAGGTTACGCCGATCCGCCTGAACCTGACCCAATCGATGTCCGGGCAGCTTTAAGAGCTTTCTTGGGCGGCACCCCAACTGAGAAACCAGCGCTCTATCGCCAGGCTTCCCCCGCCACCTATGTCAGTCGACTTTTACCCCCCACATTACTCGTCCATGGTCGGCGCGATCATCTGGTGGAAGTCAAATTTGCCCAGGGCATGTACCAACGATTGCGGTCTGTGGGCAGCCCCGTAGCCCTGCTAGAGCTTCCTTGGGCCGAGCACAGCTTTGATGAAGTCTTTCAAGGGCTGGGGAGCCAGGTAACTCTCTATTATGTCGAGCGGTTTTTGGCTTGGGCCTTGCGCTAG
- a CDS encoding NAD(P)/FAD-dependent oxidoreductase, with protein MAKRVVIVGAGPSGILLAHYLLRRQEAYQIEIYDRRPDPRSVSFEKARTYPLTLNARGLHALRQVPGLEDSVKAQGTAIWGTVVHGRKGKMRTLSRQKPLFALDRTQLVITLLEKLTETDQSDRLTLHFNCKCIAAHFERQSITFESITENSVAEELRADYDLLIGADGAHSVIRNHFLPTEEFTLEAQCVPTDYKTLFSLRRNEPAGLDLKPEHIHSWRLEDGTTVLAVPTSEAIASGVITFSCNNNSFVKLNTTTQVLEFFHQNFPDLSPLITDAEAEALLNRPVSQVLTIRCSHYHYGNSVLLIGDAAHAVSPSLGQGGNAAFEDVEVLDRLLDEYSDDLNLVLPDFSTRRQPDAHALVELSDSPFPLSKSLFLELIVRQKLGKVLHQLLPQHFPTSLFELLSDTTVPYSEILSSYRRWIAKVKRSNQKFLAQQSQ; from the coding sequence ATGGCGAAGAGAGTTGTAATTGTCGGAGCTGGGCCGAGCGGGATTCTGTTGGCTCATTATCTGTTGCGGCGGCAGGAAGCTTATCAGATTGAAATTTACGATCGCCGTCCTGACCCCCGCAGTGTCTCCTTTGAAAAAGCTCGCACCTACCCCCTGACCCTCAACGCCAGAGGCCTCCATGCTTTAAGGCAGGTTCCAGGGTTGGAAGATAGCGTCAAAGCCCAAGGGACCGCAATTTGGGGAACAGTGGTGCATGGTAGAAAAGGGAAAATGCGAACGTTATCTCGCCAGAAGCCACTCTTTGCCCTCGATCGCACCCAATTAGTCATCACCTTATTAGAAAAGCTCACCGAAACCGACCAGAGCGATCGCCTCACTCTCCACTTCAACTGTAAATGTATTGCCGCACATTTTGAGCGGCAGAGCATTACCTTTGAAAGCATTACTGAAAACAGCGTGGCAGAGGAGTTGAGGGCTGATTATGACCTGCTGATTGGAGCTGATGGAGCGCACTCTGTAATCAGAAATCACTTTTTGCCCACAGAGGAATTTACCCTTGAGGCCCAGTGTGTGCCTACCGACTACAAAACTCTTTTTTCATTACGACGAAATGAGCCAGCAGGACTAGACCTCAAACCAGAACATATCCATAGTTGGCGATTGGAGGATGGCACCACAGTTCTAGCGGTTCCTACCAGCGAGGCGATCGCCAGTGGCGTCATTACTTTTTCTTGCAACAACAATTCGTTTGTGAAGCTGAACACTACTACTCAAGTTTTAGAGTTTTTCCATCAGAATTTTCCTGATTTAAGCCCACTCATTACTGATGCCGAAGCGGAAGCATTGCTCAATCGTCCTGTTTCCCAGGTGCTCACCATCCGTTGCAGTCATTATCACTATGGCAACAGCGTGTTACTGATTGGCGATGCCGCTCACGCCGTTTCCCCCTCCTTGGGTCAGGGAGGCAATGCTGCTTTCGAGGATGTAGAAGTATTGGATCGTCTATTAGATGAATATTCTGACGACTTAAACTTAGTGTTACCAGATTTTAGTACGCGACGCCAACCCGATGCTCATGCTTTGGTAGAACTGTCTGATAGTCCATTTCCGCTATCTAAATCCTTATTTCTGGAACTCATAGTGAGACAGAAATTGGGCAAAGTGCTGCATCAACTATTACCGCAGCATTTTCCAACTTCCCTGTTTGAGCTGTTGTCTGACACTACGGTTCCCTATTCGGAGATCTTGTCGTCATACCGTCGCTGGATAGCTAAAGTGAAACGATCCAATCAGAAGTTTTTAGCGCAGCAAAGTCAATAG
- a CDS encoding SDR family NAD(P)-dependent oxidoreductase — translation MSVFAEIQNANALIVGANGGIGLGFVQKLLQDDRVTKIYATYRQPESASELLALEREQPERLVCLPLDITDEAQIAECSDRIKGQVDKLHLVINCVGILHEGDLQPEKSLRQINPDHLMRYFQINSIGAVLLAKHLSPLFAHSERNVFATISAKIGSIGDNQLGGWYGYRASKAALNMLMRTVAIEYKRKSPNTIVVTLHPGTTDTRLSKPFQRNVSPEKLFPVERTVAQLLAVIENLEPKDSGEFFSWDGSRLPW, via the coding sequence ATGTCTGTTTTTGCTGAGATACAAAATGCCAACGCCTTGATTGTGGGTGCAAATGGAGGCATTGGTTTAGGGTTTGTGCAGAAGTTGTTGCAGGACGATCGCGTTACCAAAATCTATGCGACTTATCGTCAACCCGAATCTGCAAGTGAACTATTGGCGCTAGAACGCGAGCAGCCTGAGCGGTTAGTTTGTCTCCCGCTAGACATTACAGACGAAGCTCAAATTGCTGAATGCAGCGATCGCATTAAAGGTCAGGTAGACAAACTACATTTGGTGATCAACTGTGTCGGCATTTTGCATGAGGGAGATTTGCAGCCCGAAAAGAGCTTGCGCCAAATTAATCCCGATCATTTAATGCGCTACTTTCAGATCAACAGTATTGGAGCGGTGCTCCTGGCTAAGCATCTATCGCCTTTGTTCGCTCATAGCGAGAGAAATGTCTTTGCCACGATCTCCGCCAAAATTGGCAGCATTGGGGATAACCAGTTGGGCGGCTGGTATGGCTATCGGGCCTCTAAAGCGGCGTTGAATATGTTGATGCGGACTGTCGCGATCGAATATAAGCGCAAAAGCCCCAACACGATTGTAGTAACGCTACATCCTGGCACCACTGATACTCGTCTTTCCAAACCATTTCAGCGGAATGTGTCGCCCGAAAAACTGTTTCCAGTAGAGCGAACTGTTGCTCAGTTGTTGGCTGTGATTGAAAATCTAGAGCCTAAAGACAGCGGCGAGTTTTTCTCCTGGGATGGTAGTCGCTTGCCTTGGTAA
- a CDS encoding DUF4383 domain-containing protein, translated as MQTNTSNLLQRLDGAERLFAMILGVVFLAVGIAGFIPGLIAMPAVAGDAPLYVPDLSFPDGYGNVFGLFPTNFLHNAVHIAVGVLGLAAATSFSGSLVFNQGFAIAYILIAIMGLLPATNTTFGLMPIFGNNVWFNALTGLAAAYFGFIKPLKVQEQITSAPKA; from the coding sequence ATGCAAACGAACACCTCTAACTTACTTCAGCGCCTTGACGGTGCCGAACGACTTTTTGCCATGATTCTTGGTGTAGTCTTTTTAGCCGTTGGCATCGCTGGATTTATCCCCGGCTTGATTGCTATGCCTGCGGTGGCGGGAGATGCACCGCTCTATGTTCCCGACTTGTCTTTCCCAGATGGGTATGGCAACGTCTTTGGTCTGTTTCCTACTAACTTCTTGCATAACGCGGTTCATATTGCGGTCGGTGTTTTAGGTTTGGCTGCTGCCACCAGTTTCTCTGGATCATTGGTGTTTAACCAAGGATTTGCGATCGCTTATATCCTGATTGCCATCATGGGTTTGCTGCCAGCGACTAATACCACTTTTGGCCTCATGCCTATCTTTGGTAACAACGTTTGGTTCAATGCTCTGACTGGATTGGCCGCTGCTTATTTTGGTTTCATTAAGCCCCTCAAAGTTCAAGAGCAGATCACTTCTGCACCTAAAGCGTAG
- a CDS encoding DUF2993 domain-containing protein, protein MTSDSAKFGEQTLNKMATMAIASMIKDAEEVDVQIKTDVSKLAQGQVDSIAIKIQGLLMQSSLRLEEFYLQINRVAVKPFSAMFGKIKLMHPADGTIRVVVNEASLTQALNSASVRKKLPSLPQLTKTQAGDHSIQQVKCYLLSDGHLAFNVGLNTPDPSLPSMSFTATPEIGNDGQAIVLQNLSPVDHPGSLAEITAALVAQISDLLSLPEFKHQGMSVQIQQLEVVTGKLSWEAIASIDQFQST, encoded by the coding sequence GTGACATCAGATTCAGCTAAGTTTGGCGAACAAACCCTCAATAAAATGGCGACTATGGCGATCGCTAGCATGATCAAGGATGCCGAAGAAGTGGATGTCCAAATCAAAACCGATGTGAGCAAACTGGCTCAAGGGCAAGTTGATTCGATCGCCATTAAGATCCAGGGTTTATTGATGCAGTCTAGCTTACGTCTGGAGGAATTTTACCTCCAGATCAATCGAGTGGCAGTTAAGCCTTTCAGTGCAATGTTCGGCAAAATTAAGCTGATGCATCCGGCTGATGGCACGATTCGGGTAGTCGTTAACGAAGCTAGCCTCACCCAAGCTCTGAATTCTGCCTCGGTGCGGAAGAAGTTGCCATCGCTGCCCCAGCTGACTAAAACTCAGGCGGGAGATCACTCAATTCAGCAAGTGAAATGTTATTTGCTGAGTGATGGCCATCTGGCCTTTAACGTGGGCTTGAATACACCAGATCCATCACTGCCGTCTATGTCTTTTACAGCGACACCCGAGATTGGCAACGATGGGCAAGCGATTGTGCTGCAAAATCTATCACCTGTGGATCATCCAGGCTCTTTGGCTGAAATCACGGCGGCTTTAGTGGCTCAAATTAGTGACCTCCTCAGTTTGCCTGAGTTTAAGCATCAAGGTATGTCTGTGCAAATTCAGCAACTGGAGGTGGTCACTGGCAAGTTAAGCTGGGAAGCGATCGCTTCCATCGATCAATTTCAGTCTACATAA
- a CDS encoding glycosyltransferase — protein sequence MTHFGIICPPYPGHLNPQAALGRELQSQGHRVTLLQIPDVALKVRSEGLEFYPLGESTYQPGSLAKTFQQLGQLSEMEALNYSVDFCQQVTEIICRDAPGAIAELGIEALLIDQLEPAGETVAEGLHLPFVTVSCGQAIHRRADVPPFFTPWRYRKALWAKLRNQVAYYMLDRNCQPILDTINHYRQQWNLPPYQGLYSTSTRLAHVSQQPAAFDFPCPNLPIDFHYTGPFRNPSPCGVDFPFEQLTGQPLIYASLGSIQNTKAALFRAIAAACEGLDVQLLIAHGGGISAEDIQSFPGSPLVMEYVPQVEVLARASLTITHGGLNTVLDSLTHGVPLVAIPITFEQPGTGARIRETGVGEVLPLKRLRVKRLRKAIQRVLTKESYAQNAARVQQSICNSGGVHRAAEIIEHAVKSQVRDLSEVASRVPANVLPSAQATLSEK from the coding sequence ATGACTCACTTTGGTATTATTTGTCCGCCCTATCCGGGGCACTTGAACCCCCAAGCAGCCCTGGGTCGAGAGCTACAAAGCCAGGGGCATCGAGTGACATTGCTGCAAATCCCGGATGTTGCTCTCAAAGTTCGCTCCGAAGGGCTAGAGTTTTATCCGCTTGGAGAATCTACTTATCAACCTGGATCGTTAGCCAAAACGTTTCAGCAGTTGGGTCAGTTGAGTGAAATGGAGGCGCTTAACTACTCTGTGGATTTTTGCCAACAGGTGACGGAGATTATTTGTCGGGATGCGCCAGGGGCGATCGCTGAATTAGGCATTGAGGCTTTGCTAATCGACCAGTTAGAACCAGCCGGAGAAACGGTAGCAGAAGGCCTGCATCTTCCCTTTGTGACTGTTTCCTGTGGTCAAGCAATTCATCGACGAGCAGATGTACCTCCTTTTTTTACGCCTTGGCGCTACCGAAAAGCTTTGTGGGCAAAGCTCCGTAATCAAGTCGCCTACTACATGCTAGACCGCAACTGCCAACCAATTCTCGATACCATCAACCACTACCGACAGCAGTGGAATTTGCCACCTTATCAGGGCTTATATTCCACCTCAACTCGATTAGCTCATGTTAGCCAACAGCCTGCGGCCTTTGATTTTCCTTGCCCCAATTTACCCATAGACTTCCACTACACTGGGCCTTTTCGCAATCCGTCTCCCTGTGGCGTCGATTTTCCGTTTGAGCAGTTGACGGGACAACCGCTAATTTATGCCTCCTTAGGAAGCATCCAGAACACTAAAGCTGCCCTGTTTCGGGCGATCGCGGCGGCTTGTGAAGGCTTAGATGTGCAACTCTTAATTGCCCATGGAGGTGGCATCAGTGCAGAAGATATCCAGAGTTTCCCTGGTTCTCCTTTGGTGATGGAGTATGTGCCGCAGGTAGAAGTATTAGCCAGAGCTAGCTTAACGATTACTCATGGTGGTCTCAACACAGTTCTTGACTCTCTCACTCATGGTGTGCCTTTAGTGGCGATTCCCATCACTTTCGAGCAACCCGGAACAGGAGCGAGAATCCGCGAAACAGGAGTTGGAGAAGTATTGCCGTTGAAGCGTTTGAGGGTAAAACGTCTAAGAAAAGCCATCCAACGAGTTCTCACCAAAGAGTCCTATGCCCAGAATGCTGCTAGAGTTCAACAGTCTATCTGTAACTCAGGAGGTGTGCACAGAGCGGCTGAGATTATCGAGCACGCTGTGAAATCTCAGGTGCGAGATTTATCTGAAGTGGCATCTCGTGTACCTGCGAATGTTCTACCCAGTGCCCAAGCAACGTTGTCAGAAAAGTAG